The following proteins are co-located in the Camelina sativa cultivar DH55 chromosome 12, Cs, whole genome shotgun sequence genome:
- the LOC104733295 gene encoding uncharacterized protein LOC104733295: MSQLITRLLKSSVCKNVIRHNNTKVRMFCSKPTHPYLLIDHLLKATNCSSNQVYYDDEFRERLVIKDKGLREEVRVAMTDGIPHEHGYRVTLKESEDDDSTNLVLVNNTPSGPVKLHLPSLPISSRIQNVAMSNSRNMRKHELVVAVKFLGSDVYLCEPFSGSCSRWINIDTSGSVHPFSSLMYSKKNKKFLTVGPSGQYYWSLDLDAKEEEYFEPKFHYLSSQTDHIKKVLRTDLEDFIWCSRTDHLVESPSGEHFLVKWFGQEGKVWEDETLFHTTKRFLVFRVDTICGDLVYTRDIGDLCIFLGHNEACCVPASSSPGLRPNSIYYVGRNFGVHDIATEISTTFFTKDNLPISSTEFPYWPAPSSY; this comes from the exons ATGTCTCAGCTCATCACCCGACTCTTGAAGTCATCTGTCTGCAAAAATGTCATC AGACACAACAACACCAAGGTTAGGATGTTCTGCTCTAAGCCAACACACCCGTACTTGTTGATTGACCACCTCCTTAAGGCTACCAACTGTTCCAGTAATCAAGTATACTACGATGATGAATTCAGAGAGAGACTCGTTATTAAGGACAAGGGACTCAGAGAAGAGGTCCGAGTGGCGATGACCGATGGAATTCCACATGAACATGGATATAGAGTTACCTTGAAGGAATCGGAGGATGATGATTCCACAAATCTCGTGCTGGTCAATAACACACCATCTGGCCCGGTGAAACTTCATCTACCTTCTCTGCCTATTAGTTCTCGAATCCAGAACGTGGCAATGTCCAACTCTCGTAACATGAGGAAGCATGAATTGGTAGTGGCCGTCAAGTTCTTGGGATCTGACGTGTATTTGTGCGAGCCCTTCAGCGGCTCTTGCTCTCGATGGATCAACATCGATACCTCTGGTTCTGTACACCCTTTCTCGAGTCTAATGTATtcaaagaagaataaaaagtttCTCACTGTTGGTCCTTCTGGACAATACTATTGGTCCTTGGATCTCGACGCCAAGGAAGAGGAATATTTCGAACCCAAGTTCCACTACTTGTCTAGTCAAACGGACCATATTAAGAAGGTGCTTCGGACGGATTTGGAAGACTTCATCTGGTGTTCCAGAACGGACCACTTGGTGGAGTCACCCTCCGGCGAACATTTCCTCGTCAAGTG GTTCGGCCAGGAAGGCAAGGTCTGGGAAGACGAAACACTCTTCCATACAACAAAAAGGTTTTTGGTGTTTAGAGTGGATACAATTTGCGGTGATTTGGTTTACACGAGAGACATTGGAGATCTTTGTATCTTTCTTGGACATAATGAAGCATGCTGTGTCCCGGCAAGCTCGTCTCCTGGACTCAGGCCTAACTCTATCTATTATGTGGGCCGTAACTTTGGTGTTCACGACATCGCAACCGAAATTAGCACTACCTTCTTCACAAAAGATAACCTTCCAATAAGTTCAACTGAGTTCCCTTACTGGCCTGCTCCATCCTCTTACTAG
- the LOC104733296 gene encoding uncharacterized protein LOC104733296 has translation MACASYDSGVRFHMSKQTFLSIHYQDPSDPKSKPVIVDLPPLPKGSQIQSLDMSSRPDLNNKDWVVAVKYSGSQLRLYRPACHDDSQWIDIKTTPASINPFSSLMYSKKDKRFYIPTPGGEYWCSLHLHFKKGNHPKFNTTWNVNIPRSLMHEYLHELDSFLRTDHLVESPSGEKFLVKWYSGDSFKNINGVMTFEHITKRFMVFRTDDPKKEFKVLSYTDNIGDLCIFLGHGEALCVPASSSPGLKPNCIYFVGYTFGVYDIATRLCTTFITNEGVLKSTEFPYWPSPIPLYS, from the exons ATGGCTTGTGCATCTTACGACAGTGGAGTGAGATTTCACATGTCAAAACAAACTTTCCTCAGTATCCATTACCAAGATCCCTCTGACCCTAAATCAAAACCTGTGATAGTTGATTTGCCTCCTCTTCCTAAAGGATCCCAAATCCAAAGCCTGGACATGTCCTCTCGTCCTGACCTAAACAACAAAGACTGGGTAGTGGCCGTCAAGTACTCGGGATCTCAGCTGAGGCTCTATAGGCCTGCTTGTCACGACGACTCGCAGTGGATAGATATCAAAACCACGCCAGCCTCTATAAACCCTTTCTCGAGTCTCATGTATtccaaaaaagataaaaggTTCTACATTCCAACTCCTGGAGGCGAATACTGGTGCTCCTTGCATCTCCACTTCAAGAAGGGTAACCACCCCAAGTTTAATACTACGTGGAATGTAAATATTCCTAGATCTTTGATGCACGAGTATTTGCATGAGTTGGATTCGTTTTTGAGGACAGACCATCTGGTGGAGTCACCCTCTGGCGAAAAGTTCCTCGTCAAATG GTACAGTGGAGACTCTTTCAAGAATATCAACGGAGTGATGACATTCGAGCACATAACAAAACGGTTCATGGTGTTTAGAACGGATGACCCAAAGAAAGAATTCAAAGTATTGTCATACACAGACAACATTGGAGATCTTTGTATATTTCTTGGACATGGTGAAGCTCTTTGTGTCCCCGCGAGCTCGTCTCCTGGGCTCAAGCCTAACTGCATCTATTTTGTAGGGTATACTTTTGGTGTTTACGATATCGCCACCAGACTTTGCACAACCTTCATCACAAATGAAGGTGTATTAAAGTCCACTGAGTTCCCTTACTGGCCTTCTCCAATTCCTCTCTACTCTTAG
- the LOC104730823 gene encoding uncharacterized protein LOC104730823 encodes MSRLIINRIFKPSVCKNILRPTNVRLFSSTTYTSGLDSDDKTKVNQPFSSRPAYPFLLIDHILNNPDSSSDGRITTCDYYNSPNEKVVLINDKDLKEEVCDAMTVGFSRDGLQVELYYNNATSSYGPAIYYEPTDPKIENVEAYLPPLPTGSQIQSLAMSSLPTRDKNWVVGVKSSGSQLSLCRPFGSCKWINIKTTPHCVNPLSSLMFSKKDKRFYIPTVGGNFLCCLDLHSEIPDLHRFKFDALPKSVFQELADVSACSRTDHLVESPTGQLFLVKWYGEDSVDYDDNTLNHVTRKFMVFREGEQSYQNSRTMIYTEDIGDLCIFVGHSEAFCVPASSSPGLKPNCIYFVGNNFGVYDLTTKTCTTFCTGDNVPLKNLKFPYWLPLH; translated from the exons ATGTCACGGCTTATAATCAACCGAATCTTCAAGCCCTCTGTCTGCAAAAACATCCTC AGACCCACAAACGTTCGTCTGTTCTCATCTACAACTTACACGAGCGGGTTGGATTCGGATGATAAGACTAAAGTGAATCAGCCTTTCTCGTCTAGACCAGCCTACCCGTTTCTGTTGATTGACCACATACTTAACAATCCAGATTCTTCCTCGGATGGTCGCATAACAACATGCGATTATTACAATAGTCCCAATGAAAAGGTAGTCTTGATTAATGACAAGGATCTAAAGGAAGAGGTCTGTGATGCGATGACTGTCGGATTTTCACGTGATGGATTGCAAGTCGAGCTTTACTATAACAACGCCACTAGTTCATATGGTCCAGCCATATATTACGAGCCCACTGACCCCAAAATAGAAAACGTGGAGGCTTATCTACCTCCTCTACCCACGGGTTCCCAAATCCAAAGCCTGGCCATGTCATCTTTACCTACACGAGATAAAAACTGGGTAGTGGGTGTCAAATCTTCGGGATCTCAATTGAGTCTTTGCAGGCCTTTTGGAAGCTGTAAATGGATCAACATCAAAACCACGCCTCACTGTGTAAACCCTTTATCGAGCCTCATGTTTTCCAAGAAAGATAAAAGGTTCTACATCCCAACTGTCGGAGGTAACTTCTTGTGCTGTTTGGATCTCCACTCTGAGATACCCGACTTACACAGATTCAAGTTTGACGCTCTCCCAAAGTCGGTCTTTCAAGAGTTGGCGGACGTGAGTGCATGTTCCAGGACAGACCATCTTGTGGAGTCCCCCACCGGCCAACTTTTCCTCGTCAAATG GTATGGCGAGGATTCGGTGGACTATGATGACAACACACTGAATCACGTAACAAGAAAGTTCATGGTGTTTAGAGAGGGGGAACAATCGTACCAAAACAGCAGGACGATGATCTATACTGAAGACATTGGAGATCTTTGCATATTCGTTGGACACAGTGAGGCTTTTTGCGTCCCGGCTAGCTCGTCCCCCGGGCTCAAACCTAACTGCATCTACTTTGTGGGCAATAACTTTGGTGTTTATGATCTCACCACAAAAACTTGCACTACCTTCTGCACTGGAGATAACGTTCCATTAAAGAACTTGAAATTCCCTTACTGGCTTCCTCTCCACTAG
- the LOC104730822 gene encoding nifU-like protein 3, chloroplastic, whose translation MGSVSGQTRIATMNLSVSSAEKNPNFRSSLLNSKNSISDSYGVSSKCSTFFRGQFQRIHFSCVHHARPLRKRTVFGHVSCVMPLTEENVERVLDEVRPALMADGGNVALHEIDGLVVVLKLQGACGSCPSSSMTLKMGIESRLRDKIPEIMSVEQFLESETGGLELNDENIEKVLSELRPYLSGTGGGGLELVEIDGYIVKVRLSGPAAGVMTVRVALTQKLRENIPSIGAVQLLE comes from the exons ATGGGTTCGGTTTCGGGTCAAACCCGAATCGCAACGATGAACCTCTCTGTCTCGTCAGCtgagaagaaccctaattttcgcTCGTCGCTTCTCAATTCTAAG AATTCAATTTCAGATAGTTATGGGGTCTCTTCCAAATGCAGTACATTCTTCAGGGGTCAGTTTCAAAGAATACATTTTTCTTGCGTTCACCACGCTCGACCTTTGAGAAAACGAACAG tgTTTGGTCACGTGAGCTGCGTCATGCCGTTAACGGAAGAGAATGTGGAGAGAGTGCTAGACGAAGTAAGGCCTGCCCTAATGGCCGACGGAGGTAACGTGGCGCTGCACGAGATCGACGGGCTTGTGGTGGTTTTAAAGCTGCAAGGAGCTTGTGGCTCGTGTCCTAGCTCATCAATGACGTTGAAGATGGGGATCGAGAGTCGTCTCCGAGACAAGATTCCAGAGATCATGTCCGTTGAGCAGTTTCTTGAATCCGAGACAGGAGGGTTAGAGCTGAACGATGAGAACATCgaaaag GTACTCTCTGAGTTACGGCCGTACTTATCCGGTACTGGAGGTGGGGGGCTTGAGTTGGTTGAGATTGATGGTTACATTGTTAAGGTTCGGCTCAGTGGACCAGCTGCTGGAGTTATGACTGTTCGTGTCGCGTTGACTCAAAAACTGAGGGAAAACATTCCTTCTATAGGTGCAGTCCAGCTTCTAGAGTGA
- the LOC104730824 gene encoding putative glucose-6-phosphate 1-epimerase — translation MGNKGNLGSVIFFWALLVAVVAMATEHRPIERTKGINGLDKIIVRDHRGRSFEVYLYGGQVTSWKNEKGEELLVMSSKAIFNPPTPIRGGIPILFPQYSNTGPLPSHGFARQRFWEVEANPPPLPSKTSSHAFVDLILRSSNDDLKIWPHKFEYRLRVELGHDGDLTLTSRVKNSDTKPFNFTFALHPYFAVSNISEIQVEGLHKLDYLDQQKNRTRFTDHEKVITFNSQLDRLYLSTPDNIRIVDHKKKKTLVVHKEGQVDSIVWNPWDKKVSDLGVDDFKRFVTVESAAVEKPITVNPGQEWKGILQMYVVPSSCASGKHDPESCIHHP, via the exons ATGGGGAATAAGGGAAATCTAGGATCTGTGATCTTCTTCTGGGCTCTGCTGGTTGCTGTGGTAGCCATGGCCACCGAGCATCGTCCCATTGAGCGGACTAAAGGCATCAATGGTCTCGACAAGATCATCGTCCGCGACCATCGCGGTCGATCTTTTGAG GTTTACTTGTATGGAGGACAAGTAACTTCTTGGAAGAATGAGAAGGGAGAAGAATTACTTGTTATGAGTAGTAAG GCTATCTTCAATCCTCCAACACCGATTCGTGGAGGAATTCCAATATTGTTTCCGCaa TATAGTAACACCGGTCCACTTCCCTCACATGGATTTGCAAGACAGAGGTTTTGGGAAGTTGAGGCTAATCCACCTCCTTTGCCATCAAAGACTTCTTCTCATGCTTTCGTTGACCTGATCCTACGATCATCCAACGATGATTTGAAGATCTGGCCTCACAA GTTTGAGTATAGACTGAGAGTAGAATTGGGACATGATGGAGATTTGACGTTGACTTCTCGTGTTAAGAATTCTGACACTAAGCCGTTTAACTTCACATTTGCTCTTCACCCCTATTTCGCTGTTTCCAATATCAG TGAAATCCAGGTCGAAGGATTGCACAAGTTGGATTATCTTGACCAACAAAAGAACAGAACACGTTTCACTGATCATGAGAAGGTTATAACTTTCAATTCTCAA ctTGACAGGTTGTACCTAAGCACTCCAGACAACATAAGAATCGTGGaccataagaaaaagaagactctTGTTGTACACAAGGAGGGACAAGTTGATTCAA TTGTGTGGAATCCATGGGACAAGAAAGTGTCCGATTTAGGAGTTGACGACTTCAAGCGTTTCGTAACGGTGGAAAGCGCGGCTGTCGAGAAACCAATCACGGTGAACCCGGGCCAAGAGTGGAAAGGAATACTACAAATGTATGTGGTTCCTTCGAGTTGCGCCAGTGGAAAGCATGACCCTGAGTCTTGTATTCATCATccttga
- the LOC104733297 gene encoding DNA-binding protein DDB_G0278111-like yields MAFHHLMRIQGFQSSTLSLILPCLSSQLLRGECKRLWLDKGKQGGNQQNPEQEKQQDDARSEADERRQMMLSQILSSQARERIARIALVKPEKARGVEDVILRAAQMGQIVEKVSEERLITLLEQINSQTAKQTKVTIHRRRGVDDD; encoded by the exons ATGGCGTTTCACCATTTGATGCGAATTCAAGGCTTCCAGTCCTCTACACTGTCGCTTATTCTTCCATGTCTTTCATCACAATTGCTACG AGGAGAATGCAAGAGATTATGGCTCGACAAG GGTAAGCAGGGTGGTAATCAGCAAAATCCAGAGCAAGAGAAACAACAGGATGATGCTAGAAG TGAAGCTGATGAACGTAGACAAATGATGCTTAGTCAAATATTGTCTTCCCAAGCCAGAGAGAGAA TTGCTCGAATTGCCCTGGTAAAACCTGAGAAAGCTAGAGGTGTAGAGGATGTTATTTTGAGGGCTGCTCAAATGGGACAGATAGTTGAAAAG GTTTCTGAGGAGCGGCTTATTACACTGTTGGAACAAATAAACAGCCAAACTGCAAAACAAACGAAAGTCACG ATCCATAGGCGCCGCGGGGTGGATGACGATTAG